Proteins encoded in a region of the Triticum dicoccoides isolate Atlit2015 ecotype Zavitan chromosome 3A, WEW_v2.0, whole genome shotgun sequence genome:
- the LOC119273021 gene encoding ent-copalyl diphosphate synthase AN1, chloroplastic-like, which produces MVASSDVESCTGSTIVERRRRLLGAATTKGVGVLQDDIVLFAMRGRRLPTGLGEDRCCDRDRDRWQRGWGRGWRAHPTSLDCERGEQVQLKSVDPLLLQKGIDRPAFQQFQIRYVHWLQTNPMKEETRITKQPEKPLYFDDHEVPEVDFLPLIYQVRAMLRSMNDGEISISAYDTAWVALVPRLDGGDGPQFMTSVNWIINNQLPDNSWGDAALFSAYDRMMNTLACVVALTKWSLEPSKCKKGLSFLEDNMWRLTKEDLEPMPVGFEIAFPSLIEAARSLGIEFPYEHNALQSIYYNREVKLNLIPKDLMHNILTSFLYSLEGMLGLDWQKLLKLKSSDGSFLCSPSATAYALMQTGDNKCFEYISMIVKKFNGGVPNVYPVDLFEHLWAVDRLERLGISRYFEREIEYCMDYVKRYWTEEGICWARNSNVADLDDTSMAFRLLRLHGYDVSPSVFKHFEKDGEFFCLVGQSSQAITGMYNMNRAAQISFPGEDILQHARAFSYKYLREREAQGTVCDKWIISKDLPGEVQYTLDFPWYANLPRLEARTYLDQYGGSDDVWIGKTLYRMPLVNNNTYLELARLDFNSCQVLHQLEWHGLQKWFTRSGLKVFQVAPEDVLRTYFLAVASIFEPSRANERFAWTTVSVLANTISTHIHSNFTRKERMVQFLQHGPHEQNDDPSWFKGNTKDDILASALQQLIDTLAQEALPSREGPNYIHNLLRCAWNEWMIEQIYTDDDKYTKSSVMQQGSCVVNGKQTCLLLVKVIEICAGRTGEIQSMINNVHGARFIQLASSIYDNLHHKQLLSQDTDKKQEIIYRIDEEVEFDMQELARYHLQRCDDTTSNRKTKQTFMDVVKTCYYAANCPQHMVDKHVSRVIFEPVI; this is translated from the exons ATGGTGGCGAGCAGCGACGTTGAGAGCTGCACCGGCAGCACGATAGTGGAGCGACGACGGCGGCTACTAGGTGCTGCAACGACGAAGGGTGTCGGCGTGCTTCAAGACGACATCGTTTTGTTTGCTATGAGGGGGCGACGGCTTCCTACTGGACTGGGCGAGGACAGATGCTGCGACCGCGACCGCGACCGGTGGCAACGAGGATGGGGACGGGGATGGAGAGCACATCCAACATCGCTGGACTGCGAGAGGGGGGAGCAGGTCCAG TTAAAATCtgttgatcctttgcttcttcagaAGGGTATTGATAGGCCAGCATTCCAGCAATTTCAAATACGATATGTGCATT GGTTACAAACCAATCCAATGAAAGAGGAGACTCGGATCACCAAACAACCAGAGAAACCACTTTACTTTGATGACCATGAA GTTCCAGAAGTAGATTTTCTGCCTCTAATTTATCAAGTAAGGGCAATGCTAAGATCAATGAATGATGGGGAGATCAGCATCTCAGCATACGACACTGCTTGGGTTGCCCTAGTGCCAAGGCTAGATGGTGGCGATGGACCCCAATTCATGACGTCTGTCAATTGGATCATCAACAACCAGCTACCTGACAACTCGTGGGGCGACGCGGCCTTGTTCTCTGCCTATGACCGAATGATGAACACTCTTGCTTGTGTTGTAGCACTAACAAAGTGGTCTCTTGAACCTAGCAAATGCAAGAAAG GACTCTCATTTCTTGAGGACAATATGTGGAGGTTAACGAAAGAAGATCTAGAGCCAATGCCCGTTGGTTTTGAGATTGCATTCCCTTCTCTCATAGAAGCTGCTAGGAGCCTGGGGATTGAATTTCCATATGAACACAATGCTTTGCAAAGCATATATTATAACCGAGAAGTGAAGCTTAATTT GATTCCAAAGGATCTGATGCACAACATTCTGACATCATTTCTATATAGTCTTGAAGGGATGCTTGGATTGGATTGGCAAAAGCTCTTGAAGCTAAAATCCTCTGACGGTTCCTTCTTGTGTTCTCCTTCAGCCACTGCTTATGCTCTTATGCAAACTGGTGACAACAAATGCTTCGAGTATATCAGCATGATAGTCAAGAAATTTAATGGAGGCG TTCCCAATGTTTACCCAGTTGATCTTTTTGAGCACCTCTGGGCCGTTGATCGATTGGAGCGTCTTGGGATCTCACGATACTTTGAACGAGAGATTGAATATTGCATGGATTATGTCAAAAG GTATTGGACAGAAGAAGGGATATGCTGGGCTAGAAATTCAAATGTAGCAGATTTGGATGACACATCTATGGCTTTCCGACTACTACGACTACATGGATATGATGTCTCcccaa GTGTGTTTAAGCATTTTGAGAAGGATGGGGAGTTTTTTTGTTTAGTGGGACAATCAAGTCAGGCAATCACTGGGATGTATAACATGAATAGGGCTGCTCAAATAAGTTTTCCTGGAGAGGATATCTTGCAGCATGCTAGGGCTTTCTCATATAAATATCTTAGAGAAAGAGAAGCCCAAGGCACAGTTTGTGATAAATGGATCATTTCTAAGGATCTACCTGGTGAG GTACAATACACGCTGGACTTTCCTTGGTATGCAAACTTGCCACGTTTAGAAGCAAGAACTTATCTGGATCAATATGGTGGTAGTGATGACGTATGGATCGGAAAGACATTATACAG GATGCCACTTGTCAATAATAATACCTATCTTGAGTTGGCAAGACTTGATTTCAATAGTTGCCAAGTTCTACATCAGCTTGAGTGGCATGGTTTGCAAAA ATGGTTTACTAGGAGCGGGCTCAAGGTTTTTCAGGTGGCGCCAGAAGATGTTTTAAGAACGTATTTTTTAGCCGTTGCTAGCATTTTTGAACCAAGCCGTGCCAATGAGCGATTTGCATGGACCACAGTGTCAGTGCTTGCCAACACTATTTCAACACACATTCATAGCAACTTTACGAGAAAGGAAAGGATGGTACAATTTTTACAGCATGGCCCCCATGAACAAAATGATGACCCATCATG GTTTAAAGGAAATACAAAAGACGATATTCTTGCAAGTGCACTTCAACAACTTATTGATACTTTAGCACAAGAGGCACTACCTTCGCGCGAAGGACCAAACTACATACACAATCTCTTACGATGTGCT TGGAATGAATGGATGATCGAACAGATATACACTGATGATGACAAATATACAAAATCTAGTGTTATGCAACAAGGGTCGTGCGTGGTTAACGGAAAACAAACATGTTTGCTTCTTGTTAAAGTTATTGAGATTTGTGCTGGACGAACTGGTGAAATACAATCCATGATAAACAATGTGCATGGTGCTCGGTTCATTCAACTTGCATCCTCTATTTATGACAATCTTCACCATAAGCAGTTACTTTCTCAG GACACTGATAAAAAACAGGAAATAATATACCGCATTGATGAGGAAGTTGAGTTTGATATGCAAGAACTTGCCCGATATCATCTCCAGAGGTGCGATGATACAACCAGTAACAGGAAGACAAAGCAAACATTCATGGATGTTGTGAAAACTTGCTACTACGCTGCTAATTGCCCGCAACATATGGTTGATAAGCATGTCTCAAGAGTTATTTTTGAGCCTGTTATTTGA